DNA sequence from the Candidatus Goldiibacteriota bacterium genome:
TAAATACGGCTTACATAAAAAATAAGAAGGCGGCAGAATGCGGAACAAAGGAACTGTTTTATTTAACAGGCAGACGGGCGAAGGGGTTTTTTACATGAGGCTTGCTGTTAAGAAAAAATTTAAAGCCCTTCCCGCGCAGTTTATAAATATAAAGGTGTCTGACACCGTGGTTCCGCTTTTGCGCAGGCCGTTTTCCATTTTTAGCGCGGAAAATAAGGAACTGGATATTGTATACAAGGTAATAGGGGAAGGCACAAGGCTTCTGTCAGAAAAGAAAAAAGGCGACGTGCTGGATTTTATAGGCCCGCAGGGAAACACTTATCCGGTGGACTTAAAGAATAAAAAGGCACAAATAATTATCATAGGCGGCGGCACAGGCGCGGCATCCGTGCATTTTCTGGCGCAGGAATTAAAAAAGAAAAAAAGAAAATTCACGCTTATTCAGGGCGCGCGTAATAAACACCTTATTGTTGCGGAAAAAGAATTTAAAAAGTTTGGCTGCCTTTTTGCCACTGAAGACGGCTCTCTTGGCACAAGGGGATATGTGACGGATGTCCTTAAAAAAGTACTGGAGCCAAACGCGGTGATTTACGCGTGCGGTCCGGAAGCAATGATAAAAGCTATTAAGGAAAAAGTAAAAGGCATGGATGATGTAAAATTTTACGCGTCGTTTGAGGCGTACATGGGATGCGGCATAGGCGCGTGCATAAGCTGCGTAATACCTGTCGGAGTTCCTGATAATTTTGTATATAAAAGGGTGTGTAAGGAAGGTACAGTGTTTGATGTAAGTGAGGTAGTGATTTAAAGATAGAGGGACGGATGCACAGAGGGACAGAGGGACGGAAGGTTGGTTTGGAACTGGCAGCCGCGGGTCTTTAACCCGCGGCAGTTGAATGGTTTGTTTTAGGTATTGTAAAAGCAAGTTTACGAGTGGAATTATCAGCGCGAAGGATTGGAATGAAGGTTTTTCCGACCATCCGTCCCTCCGTGCATCTGTCCCTCGGGTATTATTTATGGGATAATTTTTATAAGGAGTTCTTATGAAAGTAAACACAACAGTTAACATAGGCGGGCTGGTTTTAAAAAATCCGGT
Encoded proteins:
- a CDS encoding dihydroorotate dehydrogenase electron transfer subunit; protein product: MRNKGTVLFNRQTGEGVFYMRLAVKKKFKALPAQFINIKVSDTVVPLLRRPFSIFSAENKELDIVYKVIGEGTRLLSEKKKGDVLDFIGPQGNTYPVDLKNKKAQIIIIGGGTGAASVHFLAQELKKKKRKFTLIQGARNKHLIVAEKEFKKFGCLFATEDGSLGTRGYVTDVLKKVLEPNAVIYACGPEAMIKAIKEKVKGMDDVKFYASFEAYMGCGIGACISCVIPVGVPDNFVYKRVCKEGTVFDVSEVVI